A stretch of the Deinococcus radiopugnans ATCC 19172 genome encodes the following:
- a CDS encoding BamA/OMP85 family outer membrane protein: MRHPLTLAVTVVLAAPAVAQTAGTVQDITVAGTSDLLANFLKATLSVQPGAPLSSVNLRAVEQEVVATGYFKSAVAELRTVAGKDTLNVTVVPNPTIAAVEASGLTFLEPDAFKKSIGELLNIAPGATLNTQRIDQAKEALAQNYQAEGYPFAPSISAETKAGADGNVTVTFVVDETAPIKRVEVSGVTLLPTATVTNIFKPLYDARKFTPDLYYGAVQQLQMAFDDAGYLQAGVDVRNSTLADGVLKVAVIEGKVAAVDLSNLDNPKVTLQTAAGKPVTLASLQADVRTLANQTGKPVGFALQPNPENPGEVTVLFGASDVASGPVKTIAITGNTLVPTALLQAAVKTKTGDIYSPQLAQDDFLALRDVYRKAGYEISTRDAVTFKDGALNFNIREVRLVGYELAWQGEHRTKDRVILRELPEPGSAFNRETLSAALGRISRLGFVSVTTESVRSDPQNPENVTYVLGIAEKAKGIPVSLGLTYDSFAGGFSGDAAYTNPNTFGLGHSFTVGIGAQQNDAGQNFSGNVSYTIPWLDLKFLDFQKNRTSVSFGVGSTVSGNNAVFTRPTDSPETTGAPANTDTGYDYTVRSTGFSVNTGRNLTRYLYANVGVGVSYKTYYLEALKEGEKGTAEIPGKDGQPATTYTFDAKKAESLLPQAGVTTRVSGNLNYDSTTNPEFPDSGFRANLDAGYNFGRQGETPLRWSDIEAGGSTYYGFGRTIEKDLGLQTKQQVFAVRANAGTILNQDSAPGGTGFAVGGGSTPQASRQIRGLSDGSLFGINYFTTSAEYRFDFGLKAGIAQGLYGVAFADAGSAWGTKENPNFNLKYGVGAGVQLNLGIGGALLPSLRFDYGYSPQDAGGKFYFRIGNFF, encoded by the coding sequence ATGCGACACCCCCTAACGCTCGCCGTGACCGTCGTTCTGGCCGCGCCCGCCGTGGCCCAGACCGCCGGCACCGTTCAAGACATCACCGTGGCCGGAACCAGCGATCTGCTGGCGAACTTCCTCAAGGCCACCCTCAGCGTCCAGCCGGGCGCGCCGCTGTCCAGCGTCAACCTGCGCGCCGTCGAGCAGGAAGTGGTGGCCACCGGGTACTTCAAGAGTGCCGTGGCCGAACTGCGCACCGTGGCCGGCAAGGACACCCTGAACGTCACCGTGGTGCCCAACCCCACCATCGCGGCGGTGGAGGCCAGTGGCCTGACCTTCCTGGAGCCCGACGCCTTCAAGAAGTCGATTGGCGAGTTGCTGAACATCGCCCCCGGCGCCACGCTGAACACCCAGCGCATCGATCAGGCCAAGGAAGCCCTGGCCCAGAACTATCAGGCCGAGGGCTACCCCTTCGCGCCCAGCATCAGCGCCGAGACCAAGGCGGGCGCGGACGGCAACGTCACCGTGACCTTTGTCGTCGACGAGACGGCGCCGATCAAGCGCGTGGAGGTCAGCGGCGTGACCCTGTTGCCCACCGCCACCGTGACCAACATCTTCAAGCCGCTGTACGACGCCCGCAAGTTCACGCCGGACCTGTACTACGGCGCGGTGCAGCAGCTGCAGATGGCCTTTGACGACGCCGGATACCTGCAGGCCGGGGTGGACGTCCGCAACAGCACGCTGGCCGACGGGGTACTGAAGGTGGCGGTGATCGAGGGCAAGGTCGCCGCCGTGGACCTGAGCAACCTGGACAACCCCAAGGTGACGCTGCAGACCGCCGCCGGCAAGCCGGTGACCCTGGCCAGCCTGCAGGCCGACGTGCGGACCCTGGCCAACCAGACCGGCAAGCCGGTGGGCTTCGCGCTGCAGCCCAACCCCGAGAATCCGGGCGAGGTCACCGTGCTGTTCGGCGCGTCGGACGTGGCGTCCGGTCCGGTCAAGACCATTGCCATCACCGGCAATACCCTGGTGCCCACCGCCCTGCTTCAGGCGGCGGTCAAGACCAAGACGGGCGACATCTACAGCCCGCAACTGGCGCAGGACGACTTCCTGGCGCTGCGCGACGTGTACCGCAAGGCCGGCTACGAGATCAGCACCCGCGACGCGGTGACCTTCAAGGACGGCGCGCTGAACTTCAACATCCGCGAGGTCCGGCTGGTGGGCTACGAACTGGCGTGGCAGGGCGAGCACCGCACCAAGGACCGCGTGATCCTGCGCGAGTTGCCCGAACCCGGCAGCGCCTTCAACCGCGAGACCCTCAGCGCCGCGCTGGGCCGCATCAGCCGCCTGGGCTTCGTGAGCGTGACCACCGAGTCGGTGCGCAGCGATCCCCAGAACCCTGAAAACGTGACCTACGTGCTGGGCATTGCCGAAAAGGCCAAGGGCATTCCGGTCAGCCTGGGCCTCACCTACGACAGCTTCGCGGGCGGCTTCAGCGGCGACGCGGCCTATACCAACCCCAACACCTTCGGGCTGGGCCACAGCTTCACCGTCGGCATCGGCGCGCAGCAGAACGACGCCGGGCAGAACTTCAGCGGCAACGTCAGCTACACCATTCCCTGGCTGGACCTGAAGTTCCTGGACTTCCAGAAGAACCGCACCAGCGTGTCGTTCGGCGTGGGCAGCACGGTCAGCGGCAACAATGCGGTGTTTACCCGGCCCACCGACTCGCCGGAAACCACCGGCGCCCCGGCCAACACCGACACCGGCTACGACTACACGGTCCGCAGCACCGGCTTCAGCGTCAACACCGGGCGCAACCTGACCCGGTACCTGTACGCCAACGTGGGCGTGGGCGTCAGCTACAAGACCTACTACCTGGAAGCCCTGAAGGAAGGGGAAAAAGGCACCGCCGAGATTCCAGGCAAGGACGGCCAACCCGCCACGACCTACACCTTCGACGCCAAGAAGGCCGAGAGCCTGCTGCCCCAGGCTGGGGTCACCACCCGCGTCAGCGGCAACCTGAACTACGACAGCACCACCAACCCCGAATTCCCCGACAGCGGCTTCCGCGCCAATCTGGACGCCGGGTACAACTTCGGGCGGCAGGGCGAGACCCCGCTGCGCTGGAGCGACATCGAGGCGGGCGGCAGCACGTACTACGGCTTCGGGCGCACCATCGAGAAGGACCTGGGCCTGCAGACCAAGCAGCAGGTCTTCGCGGTGCGGGCCAACGCGGGCACCATCCTGAACCAGGACAGCGCGCCGGGCGGCACCGGCTTCGCCGTCGGCGGGGGCAGCACACCCCAGGCCTCGCGGCAGATTCGCGGCCTGTCCGACGGCTCGCTGTTCGGCATCAACTACTTCACCACCAGCGCCGAGTACCGCTTCGACTTCGGCCTCAAGGCGGGCATCGCGCAGGGCCTGTACGGTGTGGCCTTCGCGGACGCGGGCAGCGCCTGGGGCACCAAGGAAAACCCCAACTTCAACCTGAAGTACGGCGTGGGCGCGGGCGTGCAGCTCAACCTGGGCATCGGCGGGGCGCTGCTGCCCAGCCTACGCTTCGACTATGGCTACAGCCCCCAGGACGCGGGCGGCAAGTTCTACTTCCGCATCGGCAACTTCTTCTGA
- a CDS encoding YggS family pyridoxal phosphate-dependent enzyme, which produces MSLPDVVAHLRALEQEAGRESGSAQLVAVTKGQTLDSIERCVLAHGTFPLGEGRAQELRDKAAERPDWEWHYIGPLQRNKIKYLRPVTLVHAIEAAWQAQAIAEAAGKWGHAPDLLLQLHNGEEQKHGVPTDELAQTLREVRETGLSVRGLMVMAPDFGADVAQAEAESRILRLFTDTARRAHDLGLSELSMGMSGDYPLAVRAGATLVRVGRSLFQ; this is translated from the coding sequence ATGAGCCTGCCGGACGTGGTGGCCCACCTGCGGGCGCTGGAGCAGGAGGCCGGGCGCGAGTCAGGCAGCGCACAACTGGTGGCCGTGACCAAGGGGCAGACCCTGGACAGCATCGAGCGCTGCGTCCTGGCCCACGGCACCTTTCCCTTGGGCGAGGGCCGCGCCCAGGAACTGCGCGACAAGGCCGCCGAGCGCCCGGACTGGGAATGGCACTACATTGGCCCGCTGCAACGCAACAAGATCAAGTACCTGCGCCCGGTGACCCTCGTGCATGCCATTGAGGCGGCGTGGCAGGCCCAGGCCATCGCGGAGGCGGCGGGGAAGTGGGGCCACGCCCCGGACCTGCTGCTGCAACTGCACAACGGCGAGGAACAGAAGCACGGCGTCCCGACGGACGAACTGGCCCAGACCCTGCGCGAGGTGCGTGAAACGGGCCTGAGTGTGCGCGGCCTGATGGTCATGGCCCCGGACTTCGGCGCGGACGTGGCGCAGGCCGAGGCCGAAAGCCGTATCCTGCGGCTCTTCACCGACACCGCGCGGCGTGCCCACGATCTGGGCCTGAGCGAACTGAGCATGGGCATGAGCGGCGACTATCCGCTGGCCGTGCGTGCCGGAGCCACCCTGGTGCGGGTGGGAAGGAGCCTGTTTCAATGA